Proteins encoded by one window of Bacillus sp. DTU_2020_1000418_1_SI_GHA_SEK_038:
- the icmF gene encoding fused isobutyryl-CoA mutase/GTPase IcmF has translation MSNPVVYKPKNHIRFVTASSLFDGHDASINIMRRIIQASGAEVIHLGHNRSVEEVVNAAIQEDVQGIAISSYQGGHVEYFKYMYDLLKERGASHIRIYGGGGGVIIPKEIKELHDYGIARIFSPEDGRQHGLQGMINLMIEECDFSTFTPEATEQIEKLQEGNTNAIAKLITLAEHHVNVEKETAAALDSVMEKVKSLEKSVPVLGITGTGGAGKSSLTDELIRRFINEIPEKKVAILSVDPTKQKTGGALLGDRIRMNAIFNPRVYMRSLATRNSKSELSLAIKDAISVVKAAGFDLIVVETSGIGQGDAEITEICDVSMYVMTSEFGAPSQLEKIDMIDYADLIVINKFERKGSEDAKRQVQKQYQRSRMLFEKDLDEMPVYGTIASQFNDPGTNAVFAAIIEKLNEKAGTEWSTTFSKHALVEKQNVIIPNEQRYYLREISETVRGYHKKAEEQANLARKLFQLEGAILAVKEQEANEEVVASLEAIKSNVEAKLTAETKKILEGWDSLKEKYSGDQFVTRIRDKEIITVLKTKSLSGLSIPKVALPKYKDYGEIIRWVYRENVPGSFPYTAGVFPFKREGEDPKRQFAGEGTPERTNRRFHYLSKDDSAKRLSTAFDSVTLYGEDPDYRPDIYGKVGESGVSICTLDDMKKLYDGFDLCHPSTSVSMTINGPAPIILAMFMNTAIEQQIEAKEKELGRILTAEEFTEVRARTLQTVRGTVQADILKEDQGQNTCIFSTEFALRMMGDIQQYFIDQKVRNYYSVSISGYHIAEAGANPISQLAFTLANGFTYVEYYLSRGMDIDDFAPNLSFFFSNGLDPEYTVIGRVARRIWATVMRDKYGANERSQKLKYHVQTSGRSLHAQEIDFNDIRTTLQALMALHDNCNSLHTNAYDEAITTPTEESVRRAMAIQMIITKEHGLTKNENPLQGAFIIDELTDLVEEQVLQEFERINDRGGVLGAMETQYQRGKIQDESMHYEMKKHTGELPIIGVNTYLNPNPPSEEEVNNMELARATQEEKETQIQNLRSFQERNKDKTEEAIKRLKETAVSGGNVFAELMETVKVASLGQITRALYEVGGQYRRNM, from the coding sequence ATGAGTAATCCAGTAGTATATAAGCCAAAGAATCATATTCGTTTTGTGACGGCCTCCAGTCTTTTTGATGGGCATGATGCATCGATTAATATTATGAGAAGAATCATCCAGGCAAGCGGGGCGGAGGTCATTCATTTAGGCCATAACCGTTCTGTGGAAGAAGTGGTCAATGCGGCTATTCAAGAGGATGTTCAAGGTATTGCAATTTCTTCCTATCAGGGAGGACATGTGGAATACTTTAAGTATATGTATGACCTGTTAAAGGAAAGAGGCGCTTCCCATATCCGCATTTATGGGGGCGGCGGCGGTGTCATCATTCCAAAGGAAATTAAAGAGCTGCATGACTACGGAATTGCGAGAATTTTTTCACCTGAGGATGGCCGTCAGCATGGGCTTCAAGGCATGATCAATCTCATGATTGAAGAATGTGATTTCTCGACTTTTACTCCGGAAGCTACAGAGCAGATTGAAAAGCTTCAGGAAGGGAATACGAATGCAATCGCCAAGCTTATTACCCTTGCTGAGCACCATGTCAATGTTGAAAAAGAAACGGCAGCCGCACTTGATTCTGTTATGGAAAAAGTGAAATCATTGGAAAAGTCTGTTCCTGTTCTAGGAATTACCGGTACAGGCGGGGCTGGAAAAAGCTCATTAACCGATGAATTGATTCGCCGTTTTATTAATGAAATTCCTGAGAAAAAAGTAGCCATTTTATCCGTAGATCCGACAAAGCAGAAGACGGGCGGAGCTCTTCTTGGCGACCGAATCCGCATGAATGCGATTTTTAACCCGCGTGTTTATATGAGAAGCTTAGCGACAAGAAATTCGAAAAGTGAGCTATCACTTGCGATTAAAGACGCGATTTCTGTTGTCAAAGCAGCCGGATTTGATTTAATTGTTGTGGAAACAAGCGGAATTGGGCAAGGGGATGCGGAAATTACTGAAATTTGTGACGTTTCGATGTATGTCATGACGAGTGAATTCGGTGCACCGTCCCAGCTTGAAAAAATCGATATGATCGATTATGCCGATTTAATTGTGATCAATAAGTTTGAGCGCAAGGGTTCTGAGGATGCGAAGCGCCAAGTGCAGAAGCAATACCAAAGAAGCCGCATGCTTTTTGAAAAAGATTTAGATGAGATGCCTGTTTATGGCACGATTGCCAGCCAGTTCAATGACCCAGGAACAAATGCTGTTTTCGCGGCTATTATTGAAAAATTAAACGAAAAAGCAGGCACGGAATGGAGTACTACTTTTTCCAAACATGCACTTGTGGAAAAGCAAAATGTGATTATCCCGAATGAGCAGCGCTATTATTTACGAGAGATTTCGGAAACGGTACGCGGCTATCACAAGAAGGCAGAGGAACAGGCGAATCTTGCCCGCAAGCTTTTCCAGCTTGAAGGAGCGATTCTTGCTGTCAAGGAGCAGGAGGCAAATGAGGAAGTGGTCGCTTCATTAGAGGCTATCAAGTCCAATGTGGAAGCCAAGCTGACTGCTGAAACGAAGAAAATCCTTGAGGGCTGGGACTCACTTAAGGAAAAATATTCAGGAGATCAGTTTGTCACGAGAATCCGTGATAAAGAGATTATTACAGTGTTAAAAACGAAGAGCCTTTCCGGTTTGTCTATTCCTAAGGTTGCTCTTCCTAAATACAAGGATTACGGCGAAATTATCCGCTGGGTTTATAGAGAAAATGTTCCAGGCTCATTCCCTTATACGGCTGGCGTATTCCCGTTCAAGCGTGAAGGGGAGGACCCAAAAAGACAGTTTGCTGGGGAAGGAACACCGGAAAGAACGAACCGCCGTTTTCACTATTTGTCAAAGGATGATTCAGCTAAACGCTTAAGTACTGCCTTTGACTCTGTCACCCTTTACGGAGAGGATCCGGATTACCGTCCTGATATTTACGGAAAAGTTGGTGAAAGCGGAGTCAGCATCTGTACGTTGGACGATATGAAAAAGCTCTATGACGGTTTTGATCTTTGTCATCCATCTACCTCTGTATCGATGACCATTAATGGCCCAGCTCCGATTATTTTGGCGATGTTTATGAATACGGCTATTGAACAGCAGATCGAAGCAAAGGAAAAAGAACTCGGCCGTATCCTAACGGCAGAAGAATTTACAGAAGTCAGAGCACGTACGCTTCAAACCGTGCGAGGAACTGTTCAAGCTGATATTTTAAAAGAAGATCAAGGACAAAATACTTGTATCTTCTCAACCGAATTTGCTCTTCGCATGATGGGAGATATCCAGCAGTATTTTATCGACCAAAAGGTGCGTAACTATTATTCTGTTTCGATTTCGGGCTATCATATTGCGGAGGCTGGAGCGAATCCGATTTCACAATTAGCGTTCACATTGGCGAACGGCTTTACGTATGTGGAGTACTATTTGAGCAGAGGCATGGATATTGACGACTTTGCACCTAATCTTTCTTTCTTCTTCTCAAATGGGCTTGATCCGGAATATACGGTGATTGGCCGTGTGGCACGCCGTATTTGGGCGACTGTCATGAGAGACAAATATGGAGCAAATGAGCGCAGCCAAAAGCTAAAATATCATGTTCAAACATCTGGACGTTCACTGCATGCGCAGGAAATTGATTTCAATGATATTCGTACGACTCTGCAGGCTTTAATGGCGCTGCATGATAACTGTAATTCCCTTCATACGAATGCCTATGATGAGGCCATTACAACACCGACAGAGGAGTCTGTGCGCCGCGCGATGGCGATTCAAATGATCATTACTAAGGAGCACGGTCTCACGAAGAATGAAAACCCGCTGCAGGGTGCCTTTATTATTGATGAGCTAACAGACCTTGTTGAAGAGCAAGTGCTGCAGGAATTCGAACGCATTAATGACCGCGGCGGTGTTCTCGGTGCAATGGAAACGCAATACCAGCGCGGAAAGATCCAAGATGAATCCATGCATTATGAAATGAAAAAGCACACAGGCGAGCTGCCGATTATCGGGGTTAATACGTATTTAAATCCGAACCCTCCTTCTGAAGAAGAAGTGAACAATATGGAGCTTGCAAGAGCCACACAAGAAGAAAAAGAAACGCAAATCCAAAATTTGCGCAGCTTCCAGGAGCGCAACAAAGACAAAACAGAAGAAGCGATCAAACGCTTAAAAGAAACAGCTGTATCAGGCGGAAATGTTTTTGCTGAGCTGATGGAAACCGTAAAAGTGGCAAGCCTTGGCCAAATCACACGAGCCCTGTATGAAGTAGGCGGGCAGTATAGAAGAAATATGTAG
- a CDS encoding TetR/AcrR family transcriptional regulator, with protein sequence MKKREVQASVKDERLVKKRRDQMIKGAVTLFIQKGFHRTTTREIAKAAGFSIGTLYEYIRTKEDVLYLVCDSIYDQVSDRLQKDLNTDQGTLESLKRGIADYFRVVDELQDEVLVMYQEVKSLTKDALPYVLKKEIEMVEMFEQIVTRCVENKELDLTEDQIKMIAHNIFVQGQMWAFRRWSLKKMYTLDEYIQLQTELLFQGIKQAEVRSY encoded by the coding sequence ATGAAAAAACGTGAAGTACAGGCGTCTGTCAAAGACGAGCGCCTTGTTAAAAAAAGACGGGACCAGATGATCAAAGGGGCTGTGACCCTGTTTATTCAAAAAGGCTTCCATCGCACAACGACAAGAGAAATTGCGAAAGCGGCAGGCTTTAGCATCGGAACACTATATGAATACATCCGCACAAAAGAGGATGTCCTATATCTCGTTTGTGACAGCATCTACGACCAGGTTAGTGACCGTCTGCAAAAGGATCTCAATACCGATCAAGGTACGCTTGAAAGCCTAAAGCGCGGGATTGCTGATTATTTTCGTGTTGTGGATGAATTGCAGGATGAAGTCCTTGTTATGTATCAGGAAGTGAAATCATTAACAAAGGATGCCCTTCCATATGTGCTGAAGAAAGAAATCGAAATGGTTGAGATGTTTGAGCAAATCGTAACGAGATGCGTGGAAAATAAAGAATTGGATTTAACCGAAGACCAGATCAAAATGATTGCCCATAATATTTTTGTACAGGGACAAATGTGGGCCTTCCGCCGCTGGTCATTGAAAAAAATGTACACGCTAGACGAGTATATCCAGCTTCAAACGGAATTGCTTTTTCAAGGAATTAAACAAGCGGAAGTGCGGTCCTACTAA
- a CDS encoding acyl-CoA dehydrogenase, whose protein sequence is MNFQLSEEHEMIRKMVRDFAKNEVAPTAAERDEEERFDREIFDKMAELGLTGIPWPEEYGGIGSDYLAYCIAVEELSRVCASTGVTLSAHTSLAGWPIFKFGSEEQKQKYLRPMAEGTKIGAYGLTEPGSGSDAGGMRTTARLEGDHYVLNGSKIFITNGGIADIYVVFALTDPAEKHRGTTAFIVEADFEGFSVGKKEKKLGIRSSPTTEIVFDNCKVPVENVLGNVGEGFKIAMMTLDGGRNGIAAQAVGIAQGALDASIEYAKERVQFGKPIAAQQGIGFKLADMATSIEASRLLTYQAAWLESEGLPYGKESAMSKLLAGDTAMKVTTDAVQIFGGYGYTKDYPVERFMRDAKITQIYEGTQEIQRLVISRMLTK, encoded by the coding sequence ATGAACTTTCAATTATCAGAAGAGCATGAAATGATTAGAAAAATGGTACGCGATTTTGCAAAGAATGAAGTGGCCCCAACGGCTGCTGAGCGTGATGAGGAAGAGCGCTTTGACCGTGAAATTTTCGACAAAATGGCGGAGCTTGGACTGACTGGAATTCCATGGCCTGAGGAATACGGCGGCATTGGCAGTGACTACCTTGCCTACTGTATTGCTGTTGAGGAGCTTTCGAGAGTGTGTGCTTCAACAGGTGTAACCCTTTCGGCGCATACATCATTAGCTGGCTGGCCGATTTTCAAATTCGGCAGTGAAGAGCAAAAGCAAAAATATTTGCGTCCAATGGCGGAAGGAACGAAAATCGGCGCATATGGCCTAACAGAGCCGGGCAGTGGTTCAGATGCAGGCGGAATGAGAACAACGGCTCGTCTTGAAGGGGATCACTACGTTTTGAATGGTTCAAAAATCTTCATCACAAACGGCGGAATTGCGGATATTTATGTTGTTTTTGCCTTAACAGACCCGGCAGAAAAACATAGAGGAACGACCGCGTTCATCGTTGAGGCTGACTTTGAAGGCTTCTCAGTCGGCAAAAAAGAGAAAAAACTCGGCATTCGTTCATCACCAACAACGGAAATTGTTTTCGATAATTGTAAGGTTCCAGTAGAAAATGTTCTTGGCAATGTGGGAGAAGGCTTTAAAATTGCGATGATGACCCTAGATGGCGGTCGAAATGGAATCGCTGCTCAAGCAGTGGGAATTGCGCAAGGTGCATTAGATGCCTCCATTGAATATGCAAAGGAACGCGTTCAATTTGGCAAACCAATTGCGGCTCAACAAGGAATTGGCTTCAAATTGGCGGACATGGCAACAAGCATTGAAGCATCTAGACTATTAACCTACCAAGCTGCATGGCTTGAATCTGAAGGACTTCCATATGGAAAAGAGTCTGCGATGTCCAAACTATTAGCTGGAGACACTGCTATGAAGGTTACGACAGATGCTGTTCAAATTTTTGGCGGCTATGGCTATACAAAGGATTATCCAGTTGAACGCTTTATGCGTGATGCGAAAATCACCCAAATATATGAAGGCACACAGGAAATTCAACGCCTCGTTATTTCTCGTATGCTGACAAAATAG
- a CDS encoding acyl-CoA dehydrogenase, translating to MNLRFTEEQEMMRKMVRDFAQAEIAPFIEKMEQGEFPREILRKMGELGLMGIPIPEQYGGAEMDFTSYIIAINELSKVSATIGVILSVHTSVGTNPILYFGTEEQKQKYIPKLASGEYLGAFCLTEPSAGSDAGSLKSKAVKKGDHYVINGSKVFITNGGEADVYIVFASNNLELGSRGISAFIVDKDTPGLVIGKDEKKMGLHGSRTLQLSFEDMKVPAENLLGEEGHGFKIALANLEVGRIGIAAQALGIAEAALEAAAEYAKERVQFGKPIAAQQGIGFKLADMATAVEASKLLIYRAANLRQKGIKCGMEASMAKLFASKTAVEVTTDAIQVFGGYGYTEDYPVERYFRDAKITEIYEGTSEIQRLVISKHL from the coding sequence ATGAACCTGAGATTTACAGAAGAGCAGGAAATGATGAGAAAAATGGTGCGTGACTTTGCCCAGGCCGAAATAGCACCATTTATTGAAAAAATGGAGCAGGGGGAGTTTCCTCGTGAAATTTTACGGAAAATGGGAGAGCTTGGCCTAATGGGAATTCCCATTCCGGAACAGTATGGCGGTGCGGAGATGGATTTTACCTCCTACATCATTGCCATCAATGAGCTGTCAAAGGTGAGTGCGACCATCGGCGTCATCCTCTCCGTCCATACCTCTGTAGGGACCAATCCGATCCTTTATTTCGGTACTGAGGAACAAAAGCAAAAGTATATTCCGAAGCTTGCCTCAGGAGAGTATCTTGGCGCCTTCTGCTTAACAGAGCCTAGTGCAGGATCTGATGCGGGAAGCTTGAAATCAAAGGCTGTAAAAAAAGGTGACCATTATGTGATTAACGGCTCAAAGGTATTTATCACAAACGGCGGGGAAGCGGATGTATATATTGTATTCGCTTCGAATAATCTGGAGCTCGGAAGCAGAGGGATTTCCGCTTTTATTGTTGACAAAGATACACCTGGTCTTGTGATCGGAAAAGACGAGAAAAAGATGGGCTTGCATGGTTCCAGAACGCTTCAGCTGAGTTTCGAGGATATGAAAGTTCCTGCAGAGAATCTTCTTGGTGAGGAAGGACATGGTTTTAAGATTGCCCTGGCCAACCTGGAAGTTGGGCGAATAGGCATCGCTGCTCAGGCTCTCGGAATTGCAGAAGCGGCTCTGGAAGCGGCGGCGGAATACGCGAAAGAGCGTGTCCAATTCGGAAAGCCGATTGCCGCTCAGCAGGGGATCGGATTCAAATTAGCTGATATGGCCACGGCTGTTGAAGCCTCGAAGCTATTAATCTACCGTGCAGCTAATCTTCGCCAAAAAGGAATCAAATGCGGAATGGAAGCATCTATGGCAAAGCTGTTTGCTTCAAAAACAGCAGTTGAAGTAACAACAGATGCTATCCAAGTATTTGGCGGCTATGGCTACACCGAGGATTATCCGGTCGAACGCTATTTCCGGGACGCGAAAATCACCGAGATTTACGAGGGTACTAGCGAAATTCAGCGATTGGTCATCAGTAAACATCTGTAG
- a CDS encoding 3-hydroxybutyryl-CoA dehydrogenase, with protein MNVQKIMVIGAGQMGSGIAQVCAQAGYSVFLNDLKQEFVDRGLGVIKKNLSRQVEKERMTAEQMEEILNNLTPSTDLQDAKAVDLIIEAAVENMEIKTKIFSQLDEIAPLHTILASNTSSLPITEIAAATKRPEKVIGMHFMNPVPVMKLVEIIRGLATTDEVYQTIEDITKTLKKVPVEVNDFPGFVSNRVLMPMINEAIFTLYEGVASKEAIDEVMKLGMNHPMGPLTLADFIGLDTCLYIMETLQEGFGDDKYRPCPLLRKYVKAGWLGRKTGRGFYTYE; from the coding sequence ATGAACGTACAAAAAATTATGGTAATCGGAGCCGGTCAAATGGGCTCAGGGATTGCCCAGGTTTGTGCACAAGCAGGCTACAGCGTATTTTTAAATGATTTAAAACAGGAGTTTGTTGATCGCGGTTTAGGTGTGATCAAGAAAAACCTTTCCCGCCAGGTTGAAAAAGAACGCATGACAGCTGAGCAAATGGAAGAGATTCTCAATAATCTCACACCATCAACTGATCTGCAGGATGCCAAAGCTGTGGATCTCATTATCGAAGCAGCCGTGGAAAATATGGAAATTAAAACGAAAATTTTCAGCCAGCTGGATGAAATTGCACCTTTACACACCATCTTGGCAAGTAATACGTCATCCCTGCCAATCACAGAAATTGCAGCTGCCACAAAGCGACCTGAAAAAGTGATTGGAATGCACTTTATGAATCCAGTTCCGGTTATGAAGCTAGTAGAAATTATCCGTGGCCTTGCAACAACGGATGAAGTCTATCAAACAATCGAGGACATAACAAAAACGCTCAAAAAAGTACCGGTAGAAGTCAATGACTTCCCAGGCTTCGTGTCAAACAGAGTGCTGATGCCGATGATTAACGAAGCCATTTTTACCCTATATGAAGGGGTGGCTTCTAAGGAAGCCATTGATGAAGTGATGAAGCTTGGCATGAATCATCCGATGGGGCCGCTTACTTTGGCAGATTTTATCGGGCTCGATACTTGTTTATATATCATGGAAACGCTCCAAGAGGGCTTTGGTGACGATAAGTACCGCCCATGCCCGCTGTTAAGGAAATACGTGAAGGCCGGCTGGCTCGGACGTAAAACAGGCAGAGGCTTTTATACGTACGAATAG
- a CDS encoding acetyl-CoA C-acetyltransferase, translating to MGRTVILGGARTPFGKFAGGLSSFSASDLGGFAVKEALVRAGVKPEEVGEVILGTVLQGGQGQIPSRQAARKAGIPWNVKTETVNKVCASGMRSVTLGDQIIRLGDEEVIVAGGMESMSQAPYFLPTARWGFRMGDAQVKDLMTHDGLSCSFTGVHMGTYGNEAAEEMDISREEQDRWALRSHELAIDAIEAGRLAEEIVPVSVPQRKGEPIIISEDESPRKDTSIDKLAKLRPAFGPDGTITAGNAPGVNDGAAAFVLMSEERAAREGKEPAAVILGHTAIAVEAKDFPKTPGLVINELLKKTGKSIEEIDLFEINEAFAAVALTSGKIASLDENKVNVNGGAVALGHPIGASGARIILTLMHELKRRGGGIGIAAICSGGGQGDAIMIEVPKN from the coding sequence ATGGGAAGAACCGTAATTTTAGGTGGAGCAAGAACGCCATTTGGTAAGTTTGCTGGGGGATTAAGCAGCTTTTCTGCTTCAGACCTTGGCGGTTTCGCTGTGAAAGAGGCTTTAGTTCGTGCTGGTGTGAAACCGGAGGAGGTCGGTGAAGTCATTCTCGGAACGGTACTCCAAGGTGGGCAAGGCCAAATTCCTTCCCGTCAGGCTGCAAGAAAAGCAGGGATCCCGTGGAATGTGAAAACAGAAACCGTTAATAAGGTTTGTGCTTCAGGCATGCGCAGTGTCACATTAGGGGATCAAATCATCCGCCTCGGTGATGAAGAGGTAATCGTGGCTGGCGGAATGGAATCCATGAGCCAAGCGCCTTATTTCCTGCCAACTGCTCGATGGGGATTCCGTATGGGAGATGCGCAAGTTAAGGATTTAATGACACATGATGGATTAAGCTGCAGTTTCACAGGTGTTCATATGGGGACATACGGAAATGAGGCAGCGGAAGAAATGGACATTAGCCGGGAAGAGCAGGACCGCTGGGCACTTAGAAGTCATGAACTGGCTATTGACGCAATAGAAGCTGGAAGGCTGGCAGAAGAGATTGTTCCCGTCTCGGTTCCGCAAAGAAAAGGAGAGCCCATCATAATTTCCGAAGATGAATCTCCTCGAAAGGATACATCCATTGATAAATTGGCAAAGCTGCGCCCGGCATTCGGTCCAGATGGCACGATCACGGCCGGCAATGCGCCTGGAGTGAATGATGGAGCGGCAGCATTCGTGTTAATGAGTGAGGAAAGGGCTGCCCGTGAAGGAAAAGAGCCTGCAGCGGTTATTCTTGGTCACACGGCCATTGCGGTGGAAGCGAAGGATTTCCCGAAAACACCAGGACTTGTGATCAACGAGCTTTTGAAAAAGACGGGGAAATCCATTGAGGAAATTGATCTTTTTGAAATTAATGAGGCATTTGCAGCTGTCGCGCTAACGAGCGGAAAAATAGCCAGCCTTGATGAAAATAAGGTGAACGTGAATGGCGGTGCTGTTGCGCTTGGACATCCGATTGGGGCAAGCGGGGCGAGAATTATTTTGACATTAATGCATGAGTTAAAGCGAAGAGGCGGCGGCATCGGCATCGCGGCCATTTGCAGCGGCGGTGGCCAAGGGGATGCCATCATGATTGAGGTTCCGAAAAACTAA
- a CDS encoding (Fe-S)-binding protein: MTGLLWVNLIGFLLVTAYAVSLFVYVVKTRIEYIKLGKKVEFDNNVKERLNKIWVNVFGQKKLLKDKKSGIIHVMFFYGFILVQFGAIDFIIKGIKPGAHLPLGPLYSGFTFFQELVTLMILVAVIWAFYRRYVEKLVRLKRGFKSGLVLIFIGGLMLSVLLGNGMSMIWHGHEAAWTEPVVSVIAGAFSWMGETASIVVFYIAWWIHLIFLLAFLVYVPQSKHAHLIAGPANVYFNRLEKPGKLTKIDFEDETQESFGVGKIEDFTQLQMIDFYACVECGRCTNMCPATGTGKMLSPMDLILKLRDHLTNHGAAVTSKQPWVPTFAFSNTMGNQIALAGAGKAAEEAAAGLAYSPSLIGDVITEEEIWACTTCRNCEDQCPVMNEHVDKIIDLRRYLVLTEGKLDADAQRAMTNIERQGNPWGLNRKEKENWREAREDVHIPTVKEMNKAGEEFEYLFWVGSMGSFDNRSQKIALSFAKLMNEAGVKFAILGNKEKNSGDTPRRLGNEFLFQELATKNIEEFEKAEVKKIVTIDPHAYNIFKNEYPDFGLTAEVYHHTEILAQLVEEGKLKPQYPVNETITFHDSCYLGRYNEVYDPPREILKSIPGVKLVEMERNRETGMCCGAGGGLMWMEEETGHRINVSRTEQALAAGPSVISSGCPYCLTMLSDGTKAKEVEETVHTYDVAEILEKSVIGEKQTLVS, translated from the coding sequence ATGACAGGATTGTTGTGGGTGAATCTAATTGGATTTCTCCTTGTAACCGCTTACGCAGTCAGTTTGTTTGTGTATGTTGTTAAAACGAGAATTGAATATATCAAACTCGGAAAGAAGGTAGAGTTTGATAACAATGTTAAGGAACGTCTAAATAAAATTTGGGTGAACGTCTTTGGCCAAAAGAAGCTGTTGAAGGATAAGAAAAGTGGGATTATACACGTCATGTTTTTCTACGGGTTTATTCTTGTCCAATTTGGTGCGATTGATTTCATCATTAAGGGAATCAAACCAGGTGCACATTTGCCGCTTGGACCTTTATATTCAGGATTTACGTTTTTCCAGGAACTTGTTACTTTAATGATTCTTGTTGCTGTGATTTGGGCCTTCTACCGCAGATATGTAGAAAAGCTTGTTCGTTTAAAAAGAGGCTTTAAATCAGGTCTTGTGCTTATTTTTATCGGTGGATTAATGCTTTCCGTTTTACTTGGAAATGGGATGAGCATGATCTGGCACGGACATGAAGCAGCATGGACAGAACCAGTTGTATCAGTCATTGCAGGAGCTTTCTCATGGATGGGCGAAACAGCCTCCATTGTTGTGTTCTATATTGCTTGGTGGATCCATTTAATTTTCCTATTAGCATTCCTTGTATATGTGCCGCAATCGAAGCATGCGCACTTAATCGCAGGGCCAGCCAATGTCTATTTCAACCGTCTTGAAAAGCCGGGTAAATTAACAAAAATTGATTTCGAAGATGAAACACAGGAGAGCTTTGGAGTCGGAAAAATTGAAGATTTCACTCAGCTTCAAATGATTGATTTCTATGCTTGTGTGGAATGTGGACGCTGTACGAATATGTGTCCAGCAACGGGAACAGGCAAAATGCTGTCACCAATGGATTTAATTCTAAAGCTTCGTGATCATTTAACGAATCATGGGGCAGCCGTTACTTCCAAACAGCCGTGGGTGCCAACCTTCGCTTTTTCGAATACAATGGGCAATCAGATTGCCTTAGCTGGTGCGGGAAAAGCGGCAGAGGAAGCGGCTGCTGGATTAGCTTACAGCCCAAGTTTAATTGGGGATGTCATTACAGAAGAAGAGATCTGGGCTTGTACAACTTGCCGAAATTGTGAAGATCAATGCCCGGTTATGAATGAGCATGTAGATAAGATTATTGATCTTCGCCGTTATTTAGTTTTAACAGAAGGGAAGCTGGATGCAGATGCTCAGCGTGCTATGACGAACATTGAGCGTCAAGGAAATCCTTGGGGATTAAACCGCAAGGAGAAGGAAAACTGGCGTGAAGCCCGCGAGGATGTTCATATACCAACTGTAAAAGAAATGAATAAAGCCGGGGAAGAGTTTGAGTACCTATTCTGGGTAGGATCAATGGGTTCATTTGACAACCGCAGCCAAAAGATTGCTCTTTCTTTTGCAAAATTAATGAATGAAGCTGGCGTGAAGTTTGCCATTCTTGGAAACAAGGAGAAGAACTCTGGAGATACGCCGAGACGTCTTGGAAATGAGTTCTTATTCCAGGAGTTAGCTACAAAAAATATTGAGGAATTTGAAAAGGCTGAAGTGAAGAAAATCGTCACAATCGACCCTCATGCCTACAATATTTTCAAAAATGAATATCCTGATTTCGGGCTTACAGCAGAGGTTTACCATCATACAGAAATCCTTGCGCAGCTTGTTGAGGAAGGCAAGCTGAAGCCGCAATATCCGGTAAATGAAACGATTACGTTCCATGATTCTTGTTATTTAGGCCGCTATAACGAGGTTTATGATCCGCCACGCGAAATTTTGAAATCCATTCCTGGTGTGAAGCTTGTGGAAATGGAGAGAAACCGTGAGACCGGCATGTGCTGTGGAGCAGGAGGCGGCTTAATGTGGATGGAGGAAGAAACCGGACACCGCATTAACGTATCTCGTACAGAACAAGCATTAGCCGCAGGTCCATCCGTCATTAGCTCAGGCTGTCCATACTGCTTAACGATGCTATCGGACGGAACGAAGGCGAAAGAAGTGGAAGAAACCGTTCATACGTATGATGTAGCAGAAATTCTCGAAAAATCAGTCATCGGGGAAAAACAAACTTTAGTTTCTTAA